One segment of Dolichospermum sp. DET69 DNA contains the following:
- a CDS encoding type II toxin-antitoxin system HigB family toxin, which produces MHIITRKRLNEFAKLYPDTKNALSQWYQLVKENEFISFVELRQMFPSADQVGKLTVFNIGGNKVRLIAAIHYNRQKIYIRAVLTHSEYDEGKWKE; this is translated from the coding sequence ATGCACATTATTACTCGTAAACGACTAAATGAATTTGCTAAACTTTATCCAGATACAAAAAATGCTCTATCTCAGTGGTATCAATTAGTAAAGGAAAATGAATTTATCTCATTTGTAGAACTCCGTCAAATGTTTCCATCAGCAGATCAAGTTGGTAAATTGACAGTTTTTAATATTGGTGGTAACAAAGTTAGACTAATTGCAGCAATTCATTATAACCGCCAAAAAATCTATATCCGTGCTGTGCTAACACATTCAGAATATGATGAAGGAAAGTGGAAAGAATAA
- a CDS encoding type II toxin-antitoxin system ParD family antitoxin, which produces MQIAVKPDQEKYILEKLQQGKYKSIDELLSIAFQLLEQHEEKEKQLSELRRKIAEGTEQIRQGEVIEGELVFQQLPQKLKYD; this is translated from the coding sequence ATGCAAATTGCAGTCAAGCCAGATCAGGAAAAATACATTCTTGAAAAACTACAACAAGGTAAATATAAAAGCATTGATGAGTTATTATCCATAGCTTTTCAACTTTTAGAACAACATGAGGAAAAAGAAAAGCAACTTAGTGAATTAAGACGAAAAATTGCTGAAGGAACAGAGCAAATTCGTCAAGGTGAAGTAATAGAAGGTGAATTAGTTTTTCAACAACTACCACAAAAGTTAAAATATGACTAA